Below is a window of Chryseobacterium arthrosphaerae DNA.
AAGGCTGATTATGATCAGGCCGGAATATGGCTATTTGATATAACCCATAGAAAACTGGCCATAAAACTTTATTCAAATGAAAATGAAGACGTTATTTATTTGGTGATGGGAAGTTGCTTGTATATAAAAGGAAATTTTTCATGGAAAAATCCTGACCTGTTGGTGAGTATGGTTTTTAATATTGAACATTCAGAAAATGAATATAAAATACGGGATCATAAAGCCGATTTTGAACTAATTGGTAACAGCAGAATTGCATTGGCTAAAGGATTGGAAACTGAATTTGGAGATTCCTTTGAAGGCTTTTTGAAGGCGTAGATCCCAATCTATACATCATTAAAAAAAGGATATTCCAAAACACCGGAATATCCTTTTTAAATTTTATGGAGTTGTCACTTGCTGAATGACATAGCTTTGCCGGTCCACCGTATGGGCAGAAAAATAACCCAGGGCACCATTGCTGATGTTGCTTGGCGGATTGGCAGGGGTAGTTCCCCCGCCGTTACCACCGGTGATCTGAAGCAGGGCATTATAATAGGTAAATATATTAGGACTGATGCACTGCATTTCTACGTGGATGGTATCTCCTGGCACTACCTCGTGATCTCTGCCTTTGTTGTCATCATTAGGCAGAATCAGAGGTTGCTGATTCGGTAATCCGTTATTGACGTTGTCTGAAGAGACATTCATATATTTTTTAGTCAGATTATTGATCGTAAAGCTGAATAAATAGCGGTTGCCCAACGGTGCCGGGTCTGTAAAAACCGGTAAAAGTGTATAGGTAGTCTTGTCTCCAAATTTAAAAGAGCTCTGTGCCAGATTCAGTAAAGGTACCGGTTCAGGCATCGTGCTCTGAGCGGTATATTCCTTTCCTTCGGCCTGTACTTTCAGGGTATAGGTTCTGCCCGGATCACCATAGAAAGCAGTCGTCTGGTACATTCCGTTTCCTACATAGTGAAGCGTTTCAGTCTGTCCGTTATCATCACTTAAAACAACTGTGGCGCCGGTAACAGCTGGATACTGATTGGGATCCGAAACATTGACAGATTTTGTTATTTTCACCGTGTAAGGGCCCACTTTATCCGTTACATTTCCTTCAATAACGATATTTCCGCTCTGATTGTTGAGATCCAGATCAATCTCTTTTTCACAGGAAGTTAAAGCAAACAGGGATAATATGATAAAATATGTATTTTTCATGATTTAGAATTTGAAGTTATAAGTGATATTAGGTACCCAGCGGAATAAGGAGGTCTGCATGGCACGTGTTGTTCCGGGACGGTCAGGATTATCTTCGAAATTAATAATGTAGGCATTCTCACGGCCATACAGGTTATAAATTCCGAAAGTCCAGGAACCACGGAAACGTTTGTTGGATTCCGGTTCATAGGTCGCACTGAGATCCATTCTGTGATATGCCGGCATTCTGTCGGCATTCCTGTTACTGTATTGGAATACTGTTTGTCCGTTCAGCTCATATTTCCCGGTAGGAAAGGTCACTGCATTTCCTGTACTGTAAACAAACAGTCCGGAGAAAGTCCACTTGGGATTCAGCTGATACGTAGCTACTATGGAAAGATCGTGGGTTTTGTCCATTCTGGCATTATACCATTCGTTGTTATTGATTCCGTTGATCTTTCTTTCCGTTTTGGATAAGGTATAGGAGATCCATCCTGTAAGCTTTCCGCTTTTCTTTTTGGCAATAAGTTCCAGACCGTATGCTCTGCCTTTTCCAAACAGCAGTTCACTTTCTACATCTGCTCCTGTATCAAAGGCGATCTCAGCTCCGTTTTTGAAGTCGATCTGGTTTTGCATGGACTTGTAATAAATTTCAGCATTCAGCTCATAATTATTGTTGTTGAAATTCCTGCTGTAGCCCACACTGATCTGATCTGCAATTTCAGGTTTTACAGTATAGCTGCTTCCGATCCATTGGTCTGTAGGATTTCCGCTGTTGCTGTTGCTTAAAAGATGGAGGTTTTGGGTATTCCGGGCATACGCTCCCTTCACACTGCTTACTTCGTTGATACGGTAATTGGCTGAAACTCTCGGTTCAAGATTCACGTACGTTTTTCCGAATTTCCCTTTTTCCAGAAACCTGCTGTCTGTAAGCACGCCGTTTTCATAGGTATTGAAGGTATCACCCCCCAGGACACTGAACATAGAAAGCCTTGCTCCGTAATTGATGGTCAGCTTTTCCGTAGCTTTAAAATCATCATTGATATAAAGTGCATTTTCCCAGGATTTTCTGGGATTTCTCGGGTAGCTGCTTACACTTGTACCTCCGGCACTGCTTGGAGTGATCGTATGATAAATAGACTGAAGACCGAAACGTACAGAATGTTTGTTTCCTGCAAACCATGTAAAATCCTGCTTCAGATTCCAGTCCTGTATTTTAGAGTTCAGGTCAAAAACGCTGTCATCATTTTTCAGACTGATCTTATAATCATAATTGCTGTAAATAAAAGAAGTATTGGAGAACAGCTTGCTGTTGATAATGCTGTTCCAGCGCAAAGTAGCTGTAGTATTTCCCCAATCTGTTGAGAAGGTATCTCCCAGGCCCAGCACATCCCTTCCGAAATATCCCGAAAGATAAAGACGGTTGTTTTCATTGAGCTGGTAATTGGCCTTTAAATTGAGATCGTAAAAATAAAGTTTGTTGTCTTTATAATCTTTAGACGTTTTCAGGAACAGGTCGGCATACGTTCTTCTTCCGGAAACAATGAAAGAAGATTTTTCCTTTTGAATAGGACCTTCCACACTTAATCTGCTGCTGATCAGCCCAATCCCTCCGTTGATGTTGTAATCTTTATTATTTCCGTCCTTCATTTTCACATCCAGTACGGAAGCAAGACGTCCTCCATATTGTGCAGGACTGTTTCCTTTAATGATGCTGGCATCTTTTAAGGCGTCACTGTTGAATGTACTGAAGAATCCAAGTAAGTGAGAAGCATTGTACACGGGAGCTTCATCCAGCAAGATCAGATTCTGATCAGTGGCACCTCCTCTTACACTGAACCCGCTGCTTCCTTCACCATTGCTTTTAATACCAGGAAGGAGCTGTATGGTTTTCATCACATCCTTTTCACCGAAAAGAACCGGAAGCTTTTCTATATTCTTAATGCTTAATGTTTCTGCACCCATTTGGGCAGACGTTAAGTTTTTATCCTTTTTTATTCCTGTTATTACCACTTCATCAATTGCCTTGGCAATCTGTTCCTGCGGACTGAGCGGAAGATCCAGTTTCATATTCTGGTTAACGGTGATGTCCTGTTCAAAATCTTTATAGCCCGGATAGGAAATAATAACCTTGTAATTTCCTTCCGGTAACGATAGAGAATAGAAGCCATATTCATTGGCAATCACATTGATAGAAGGGTCTTCAGCTACTTTTACACTTACTCCGATCAGGAGTTCACCGTTTTTTTGATCCTTAACAGTTCCGCTTACCTGGTATTTTTGTTGTGCCATAGCCCAACTGCTGAAGCAGAGTGCGGCTGAGGCAGCAGCAATTTTAAAAAAAGATGTTTGCATTAAGTTTATTGTTTTAAAGTAGTAAAGATTTTCTTATAGGAGGTTATAGTTTGTTGATGTTGAATTAGTTGAAGAGAAAGTGGATTAGTTACACGAAAAAAATAATTTTAAAATTAAATTATCGTGAAGCACATATTTCCTGTTTTCATCTGTCCTTCCGGGATTTTCAGAGGCAAATATAAACGCAAATATCATAAAATCTTATATTATGTAGTGTATATTTCTTTTTTTAACAAATAATAATTCACTGTATGATAATATTAATATAGATGTTTTTTAAAAGGGATTTATTTTTGAGGTGTCTGTTCAAACCCGCTTCACACCGGGGGTGTTATCATAATTTTTAGTTAATTAACCCAATTAGGGAATCCGGATTCCGGTAAAATCATATTTTTGACAACTTAATATAAAATCCATGAAAGCCAGAACAAGTTTTTATATGGCAATTGCCCTGGGAATACTGGGGAACCCTCTCTCTGCCCAAAATCAAACTGAAACAGATCGTGAAATTGCTAAAGTAGAATCAGGGCTGATGCCCGTTACCCGTTTTGAAGGAGAAAAACTCTGGACATTAGCTTCCCGGATGAAACATTATAATGTTCCCGGCGTAAGTATCGCCGTGATCAAAAACTCCAAAGTAATCTGGAGTAAAACATACGGACTGGCAGACGTTGAATCTAACATTCCGGTGAACTCACGGACTTTGTTTCAGGCAGCCTCTATGAGTAAGCCCGTAAGCGTTTATGCGGCATTAAGCATCCTGGAAAAAAGAAAACTTGATCCTGATGCAGACGTGAATACCTATCTGACCTCATGGAAGATCCCCGACAATCAATTTACAAAAGATAAAAAGGTCAGCCTTAAAAATATTGCCAGCCATACTGCCGGTTTTACGGTGAGCGGCTTTCCCGGATATGAGCCGGGAAAACCTGTACCCACACTCATCCAGGTGCTGAATGGCCAGAACCCTGCCAATACTTCAGCTGTGGTCGTGGATCAGGTTCCCGGAAAATCCTTCCGGTATGCCGGTGGCGGATATTGTGTAATGCAGCAGATGCTTATCGATATCGAAAAGAAAGATTTTCCCACCATCATGAAGGAAAATGTACTTCAGCCACTGGATATGAAAAACAGTACTTTCGTTCAGCCATTACCGGAATCCCAGGTTCAATGGGCTGCAACAGCCTATAATATGGATGGGAAAAGAGTGCAGGGAAGATATCATACCTACCCTGAAATGGCCGCTGCAGGACTATGGACCACCGCTGAAGATCTTGCCGGATTTGTTATCGATATCCAAAATACACTGGGCAATAAAAGTACAAATATCGTTTCTCAGAAAACAGCAGAAGAGTTTACAAGCCCTTTCTTTGATAAATTTGAAGGACTGGGAATTTTCCTTGAAAACCGGAAAGGAGAAACTTATTTTACCCATGGCGGCTGGAATGAAGGGTTTTCCAGCAGATTTATCGCAGGCAAAACCAGTGGTGATGGGGTAGTGGTTCTTACCAATACCAATAAGCCTGATTTTATAGAAGAATTAGTGCGGTCAGTAGCCGCAGTGTATCATTGGCCGGGATATACCAATCCTGTAAATAAGATTTTACCTTTAAAAGAAGAAGATTTCAGACATAGCGTAGGCCGCTACAGATTTAATAATTACGGGCTTTACAGGGTCTACCGTGAAAAAGGAAAGCTGATGATGAGCATCAATGATATTGAGAACCCGGTGGAACTTATAAAAGTAGGAGAAAATGCGTATACCACCCGAAACTGGGATTACAGGTCAGAATTTGTGAAAAATCCTGAGACCGGAAAACCGGAGCTAGTACAGGTTTTGCAGGATAAGACCATCCACTCAAGAAATCCACAATTGGGTAAGGATGAAAATACACCTTTAGAGCTTATACTGGAAGGGAACTTTGATAAAGGACTGGCAGCTTTCCGGAAAGCTAAAACTGAAAATTCCGATCATTACTTTCTTTCTGAAGATTTTCTGAATAATGTAGCCTACAGCCAGCTCCGGGAAAAAAAGTATACAAAGGCCATTGATGTTTTCAGAACCATTAATGCATTATATCCTGAAAATAAAACCGTGTATGAAAGTTTAGGAGAAGCCTATCTGAAAGCAGGAAAGAAAGAAAACGCAAAACAGGCTTATCGTAAAGCGCTGGAAATAAATCCTGAAAATGAAAATGCAGCAAAAGCTCTGAAAACACTTTAATACAGAAGATAAGAGCCCTATATTCAAATAAAAAACATGGAAAATCTGAAAAAATGGATCATCAATAATTGGTCTACACTCATCTTAACAATGCTCTTTGTAGTATTGTTGGTCAGTCCGGATGCCAAAGCATGGCTGATGAGGCAGGTAGCATCAACCGGATTATTAAATTCCAGTATATCTGAGGCTAAAAAGAGTCCGGAAACTGTTTCGGGCGTATCTTATGCAGATTTCATTCTGAAGAATGAGGCGGGCAAAACTGTTCAGATATCAGATTTGAGAGGAAAAGTTGTTTTTATCAATTTTTGGGCATCATGGTGTCCGCCGTGCCGGGCAGAATTTCCTTCCATTCAGAAGTTTTATGCAAAATATCACTCAGATCCTGATATGGTTTTTCTGACGGTGAATCTGGATGATGATCCTGCTTTGGGGCAGGCTTACCTGAAGAAAAACGGGTTTACAGTTCCATTGCTGACTGCAGTGGGACCCGTTCCGAAAGAAATTTATGACGGATCATTACCTACCACCGTGGTTTTGGATAAAAAAGGAGAAATAAGGCTCCATCATACAGGAGTGGCTGATTACAGCAAGGAATCTTTTTATAGAGAAATTGACAGACTGCTGAGGTAAAATACGATTGAATGATTATATTGTACCGTGTTAAAGAATGAGATGATGAACTGGTATACCTTATTTTCTTTCCATCCCAAAGAAGATTATTATTTTTCTGTTATTGATAAAAAGGGAGTTATATTTGATAAATTCCAGTTTCAGGAATGCAGGGATATCCCTTTAAGAAACAATTGTATTCCTGTTAAAGAAGAATTTACAGAGAAACATCATGTAAACCTGGAAGCTTTTCTGGACGAATACGATCTGTATACCTGCTACACGGGCGGCGTAGGAGATTTATTCTCCGAAAAAGCAGTTGTTGTCCTCAGAGAAGAGTTGAAAGATGAAATAGAGTTCATACCCTGCGTGCTGAAAGGAAAGCCGGTTCCCGTTTACGCTGCATTATTTCTCAAAACGGCCCCTATTGTAAAAGATTTTGACGGAATGGGATTTACATTTGAAGAAAAACAGCCTTTACCCATTAAATATGCGGTTCAGGATGAAAGCAAAGGGATTAAGCTCTGTACACAAGCCTTTGCAGACCTCGTGGAAAAACACCAATTGAAAATTGAGTTTACATTACATACCTCATGAGAGATCTGCTCACATATTATTGGATAAAAAATGGTCAGCTGCATCCCGTCTTGATTTTAATAACGCATTGACTGCAAGCAAGGCTCCCCGGTCAGACCAGTACCAATTGAGATTTTCACATCAAAAGAATACAGAATTCAACCTGTTATGAACTTATTTAAAATACCGGATATTGAAGAAGCAGAAGCTGAAATTCTAAACAATAAAGGAATCTTTCAAAACTTTCCGGCAACCATTGATTTTTCATTTCCGGAGCGGTATAAAAAAATAGTTACCCGGATCAGAACCATTGAACT
It encodes the following:
- a CDS encoding DUF4249 domain-containing protein — translated: MKNTYFIILSLFALTSCEKEIDLDLNNQSGNIVIEGNVTDKVGPYTVKITKSVNVSDPNQYPAVTGATVVLSDDNGQTETLHYVGNGMYQTTAFYGDPGRTYTLKVQAEGKEYTAQSTMPEPVPLLNLAQSSFKFGDKTTYTLLPVFTDPAPLGNRYLFSFTINNLTKKYMNVSSDNVNNGLPNQQPLILPNDDNKGRDHEVVPGDTIHVEMQCISPNIFTYYNALLQITGGNGGGTTPANPPSNISNGALGYFSAHTVDRQSYVIQQVTTP
- a CDS encoding TonB-dependent receptor, with the protein product MQTSFFKIAAASAALCFSSWAMAQQKYQVSGTVKDQKNGELLIGVSVKVAEDPSINVIANEYGFYSLSLPEGNYKVIISYPGYKDFEQDITVNQNMKLDLPLSPQEQIAKAIDEVVITGIKKDKNLTSAQMGAETLSIKNIEKLPVLFGEKDVMKTIQLLPGIKSNGEGSSGFSVRGGATDQNLILLDEAPVYNASHLLGFFSTFNSDALKDASIIKGNSPAQYGGRLASVLDVKMKDGNNKDYNINGGIGLISSRLSVEGPIQKEKSSFIVSGRRTYADLFLKTSKDYKDNKLYFYDLNLKANYQLNENNRLYLSGYFGRDVLGLGDTFSTDWGNTTATLRWNSIINSKLFSNTSFIYSNYDYKISLKNDDSVFDLNSKIQDWNLKQDFTWFAGNKHSVRFGLQSIYHTITPSSAGGTSVSSYPRNPRKSWENALYINDDFKATEKLTINYGARLSMFSVLGGDTFNTYENGVLTDSRFLEKGKFGKTYVNLEPRVSANYRINEVSSVKGAYARNTQNLHLLSNSNSGNPTDQWIGSSYTVKPEIADQISVGYSRNFNNNNYELNAEIYYKSMQNQIDFKNGAEIAFDTGADVESELLFGKGRAYGLELIAKKKSGKLTGWISYTLSKTERKINGINNNEWYNARMDKTHDLSIVATYQLNPKWTFSGLFVYSTGNAVTFPTGKYELNGQTVFQYSNRNADRMPAYHRMDLSATYEPESNKRFRGSWTFGIYNLYGRENAYIINFEDNPDRPGTTRAMQTSLFRWVPNITYNFKF
- a CDS encoding serine hydrolase, with translation MKARTSFYMAIALGILGNPLSAQNQTETDREIAKVESGLMPVTRFEGEKLWTLASRMKHYNVPGVSIAVIKNSKVIWSKTYGLADVESNIPVNSRTLFQAASMSKPVSVYAALSILEKRKLDPDADVNTYLTSWKIPDNQFTKDKKVSLKNIASHTAGFTVSGFPGYEPGKPVPTLIQVLNGQNPANTSAVVVDQVPGKSFRYAGGGYCVMQQMLIDIEKKDFPTIMKENVLQPLDMKNSTFVQPLPESQVQWAATAYNMDGKRVQGRYHTYPEMAAAGLWTTAEDLAGFVIDIQNTLGNKSTNIVSQKTAEEFTSPFFDKFEGLGIFLENRKGETYFTHGGWNEGFSSRFIAGKTSGDGVVVLTNTNKPDFIEELVRSVAAVYHWPGYTNPVNKILPLKEEDFRHSVGRYRFNNYGLYRVYREKGKLMMSINDIENPVELIKVGENAYTTRNWDYRSEFVKNPETGKPELVQVLQDKTIHSRNPQLGKDENTPLELILEGNFDKGLAAFRKAKTENSDHYFLSEDFLNNVAYSQLREKKYTKAIDVFRTINALYPENKTVYESLGEAYLKAGKKENAKQAYRKALEINPENENAAKALKTL
- a CDS encoding TlpA family protein disulfide reductase, translating into MENLKKWIINNWSTLILTMLFVVLLVSPDAKAWLMRQVASTGLLNSSISEAKKSPETVSGVSYADFILKNEAGKTVQISDLRGKVVFINFWASWCPPCRAEFPSIQKFYAKYHSDPDMVFLTVNLDDDPALGQAYLKKNGFTVPLLTAVGPVPKEIYDGSLPTTVVLDKKGEIRLHHTGVADYSKESFYREIDRLLR